The sequence below is a genomic window from Carassius auratus strain Wakin unplaced genomic scaffold, ASM336829v1 scaf_tig00214917, whole genome shotgun sequence.
TATTGGCTAACCTGTTAATACAAAACTAAGATTACGACTTGCAACTGATTGtccattcctgaaaaaaaaaataaataaaaaaataaccttcTAGAAGCAAGAGAGACATTCATGCATGAAATCAAAAGCATGCATGTAGAAGTTTGGGTAGGCAACATATATTTAGTTGACATACAAAACCACTGTCGCCACAAATAGGGCTCTAAAATGAGCCAACTCCACATGGCAATATTTTCCTACACATTACAGAGAATTAAAACAGCAAGTATGGATGAGGCTTGTAAAGGCTGCATAGATGTCTGCAAGATTTCTTAATGTATGAGTGTTCAACCGTGTTCATTTTAGCATAATGCGACAGAATTCTCcaatagaaaaaaaatccaaCTCAATGATCAACAGACATATGCCTAGGTGTGCATTGTATCGACAGTGCCATGTCCAGACCAGCTGAACTACATCCCCCACAATCCTCAGCACTGCTGATCACACAACCAGAAAGCACTGTATAAATACTTGTAACATTATCATCAGAATTTCCTGACACAAAAAGTCAAGAAATTGCAATACTACGTGGGTTGAAAATCAGAGCCACATCTAAAAGAAGCTCATCATTGCTTCTGAcctttgacatgaaatgaagtCCATAAAGAtgctaaataaaaatcacattagaACACAGTAAAAtgttaaagggctagttcacccaaaattgacaattttgtcatcatttatttaccatCTCGTTATTCCAAACTGCAGAAGAATACATTCTGAAAAATGACtatgtccatacaatgaaagtcaatagggtccaaaaaaaaaacctggatccCACTGACTTCATTGAAAAATATCACAGTGCTTTTCTGGTCAAAGAACgtgaaagaaagcaagaaaaggAAGGAAttcagtcataaaggtttggaatgtcatgagggtgagtaaatgatgacagaatgaacgtttttggttgaactgtccctttaaagcagccaaaaccagcagttcagcGACAGTTCAAGGCTGGGTCATTCAGCCAGGCCCAGATTTTAATCATATGTTGAGGACTTCTGGGATGCACCAGCATCAGGCTTTTATAGGCACAGGCATTATTGCGATATTTCTCATCGATATCAAAAGTTCTGAAGCCTTTGTGCTTTTCAGGGGCAAGACCCAGTTTCTTAAGGCACATACCTGTGTAGACATCATCAATGGGGTACAGGGGCACCGACTTTGAGATGTTATGAAGTTTCTGGACCAGCTGTCCCGAGAACAAATAACCGCCCCCACCCGCATAGGAAGGGTACGCACCAACAAACACGCTCTCCGGGATAAAATACTTGACCTTTTTGTCTCTATGCGGACCAGCGTTGGTGATCACATCTCCTACAAACAGTTCCTTGGCTTTGGCATTAGAAAGATTGCTTAGGAAGTCTAGAATGCGGACGGTGTTAACAAAAACATCGTCATCGCCCTTGAAAACGTAACTGACTCCGGGACAGCGGGTGCTCAGCCATTCCAGGAAAAGCACTTCCTTGATGGTGAGGTTGAAAAAGGTGTCCCTATAGTCCCATTGAAGAATATCCTGATGTATGACGCTCTCATGTTGGAGCATCTTTGAGAGATCTGGGAAGTAGTCCTCCGTGGTTGCGTTTCCGAGGAGAAACACCGTGACAACTGTTTTGTTTGCAAGGCGGCCAGCTTTGCCCCATGACTGGCGGATGGCCTGTCGTCGATCAAAGTGTGGGACTAAAGATTTAATTCCTAAAAGGAGGAACGGTGGGTCTTTGCACATGTCTGGCTGGTCCAGCACGATGGGATAGGACCTGCAGCGCATAGACAGCAGGAAGTCCTTGAAGCGATCTGGTAGCGAGTTGTAATCCTTGACTTGGGTGGTTACCTTGAAGTCTGGCTCACAGGAGTCCAGACTGACCGTATCGTTTAGCCAGTCTGGAAGCTTATCAGTCG
It includes:
- the LOC113093176 gene encoding N-acetyllactosaminide beta-1,3-N-acetylglucosaminyltransferase 2-like, which codes for MQGPRRKMKVMVMMMMVFIFIVVEVSRNAGKEDSNKNKLLVPTKRFWAKDLPSDAYWNRLQQQLNYIHNRNLEKLNFTTDKLPDWLNDTVSLDSCEPDFKVTTQVKDYNSLPDRFKDFLLSMRCRSYPIVLDQPDMCKDPPFLLLGIKSLVPHFDRRQAIRQSWGKAGRLANKTVVTVFLLGNATTEDYFPDLSKMLQHESVIHQDILQWDYRDTFFNLTIKEVLFLEWLSTRCPGVSYVFKGDDDVFVNTVRILDFLSNLSNAKAKELFVGDVITNAGPHRDKKVKYFIPESVFVGAYPSYAGGGGYLFSGQLVQKLHNISKSVPLYPIDDVYTGMCLKKLGLAPEKHKGFRTFDIDEKYRNNACAYKSLMLVHPRSPQHMIKIWAWLNDPALNCR